In Streptomyces sp. TLI_146, the genomic stretch GGGGGGCTATAGCGGTGATCTCCTCGGCCTGGCCATGCCCGGTCTCCACCACTCCACCGTGTGGGTCCACACCACTGCTGACTCCGCCACCTACTGCAACGGGAGCCTCGGCCGGGGGCACCAGCGCGAGTTCGATGCGATGAGCGCGCGGGCGGAGGCCCTGCCGCTCAGCACGGCTCTGCTCCACCAGGCTGCCGCCGCGTGGACGACGCGAGGGGCGCAGGCACCGTGACCAACCAGACATCCACCCCTTCCCGTTCCGCCTCTCCTTCCCTCTCCACTGCCCGCGGGACGAGTGGGCCGGACTCGCTCACGGCGATCCAGCAGGCCGTCCGACTGCTGTGCGCCCGGATCACCGATGGCACCTACCCGCCCCTGGCAACAATCCCACCGGCGCACGCCCTCGCTGTCTCCCCCGGCGTGTCCACCGCAGCCCTACGGCACGCCGTGCTGTACCTCAGCCTTGCGGGCGTGCTCTCCGGCCGTGGGAGCACAGCGATCGTGTGCCGGGACGCTCCCGCGCGGCTTGCCGCTCCTATAACCGGCAGGGCTCTCACCACCATGTGGCGCAGGAACACCCAGAGCCCGGGTCTGAGCAGCGCCCAGCTCGCCGATCGCATCCGAGCCGACGTCAAGCACAACAGGTGGCCGCGCGAGGGGACGTACACCCTGAAGGGGCTGGCCATCGTGCATCAAGTGCCGCAGACCACCCTCAACCAGGCGGTCAAGGCTTTGCGGGAAGAAGGGGTACTGGACGTCCGCACCCGCGTGGGTGTGCGCCTGGGATCCGGGCGCCCAGGGCGGGCCCAACGACGCCAGGACATGACGCTGACGCAGAGTTCCTACACCCTCATCCGCGACCGGATCAAGGAGGGAGCCTATCCGCCCGGCAGTCGCCTGCCGTCGTCTAACCAACTGGGCCAGGAACTTCAGGTGTCCAAGAACACGGTCGCCGCAGCTCTGAACCGCCTTCGACATGAGCGGTGGCTGGACCCAGGCCGCCGTGTCATGCCCTTTGACGCTGCCCGCCCTTGTGGGAGCCCGAACACGGAGGTTGCGTCATGAACACCGCACACCGGCCCGTCTCCCCCCAGCAGCTACCCGACTGGCTCACCGAGGGCGCCGCGGCCGTTGACGAGGGCGGCCACGGCCGCCGGGGCATCGTGCAGTTCATCGGCGAGTGGGAGGACCCCGCCACCCGGCGCGTCGCCGACTGCGCGGTCTTTCTGCGCCCCGAGGGCGGCGGGCGGAGTGGATCGTCGCCGACCACCACACCCTCACCCAGTGCTGAACACCATCAGCTTCCCACCCCGGCCAGGGGCGGGCAGGCCGGGCTGCCGGGGGCGAAAAGCCCCCGGGCCCGGAGCACCACCGGAGGCGGGCAGCCGTCCCGCACCGTCGGACTTCCGCAGAGAAGGAGCCATCCCATGGCGCAATCCAAGTCCGCCGTCGCCGCCGTCAGCGCCCAGGCGCCCGTCCAGGAGACCGATGAGGTCACCGGGCCCGTCGTGGTCGCTGTCGACGTGGAGGACGAGGAGTAGTCCTCGCCCCTGTCCGCGCCCTGACCTGGGCGCTCCTTCCCCGGGCTCACAGGCCCGGAGAAGGGGCGCCCCTCGCGCTTGAGTCTGGAGGCCGGTAGTGATTCACGTGTTCGTCGGGCCGACGCTGGCCAGGTCCGAGCCGCAGCTTGCCGCGCCGGGTGTGCGGGTGTGGCCGCCGGCACGGCACGGCGACCTGTTCGACACCGCGATCCGCGACGGTGACACGGTGGTCCTCATCGACGGCCTGTATCACCAGGTTCCGGCGCTGCGCCACAAGGAGATCCTGGCCGCGATGGGCCGGGGAGTCCGGGTGGTCGGGGCGGCGAGCATCGGCGCGCTGCGGGCGGCCGAACTGTCGCGGTACGGGATGCTTGGCGTCGGCCACATCTACACCGCCTACGTGCGCGGGCAAATCGACGGCGACGACGAGGTGGCGGTCGGACAGGCGCCGGACGAGGAGTTCAACGCGCTGACCTGGCCGCTGGTAAATCTCCGGCACGTGCTGGACCTGGCCGTCTCGACCGCCGTGCTCGACGACGATCGGGCCGCCGGGCTCCTTCAGGCGCTGCGCGCGGTCTACTATCCGCAGCGCACCTGGTCCGCCGTACGGGCTGTGTGCCGCCGCCAGGGCGAGACGGCGTTCGCCGGCTGGCTGGCCAACAAACGTGAGCAGGACCGGCACTTCGGTGACCTCAAGCGCGCCGACGCGCTCGCCGCCATACGGATCGCGCTCGCCAGCACCACGGAGGCGACTGACAAGGCTGGTGTCGCGCCGGGGTGGGAGACGGCCTACTTCCGCCACTGGTCCAACGCCGCCGTGCGGGAGCGGGTGGACGGCCTGGAGCTGTCCACCGAGGACCGCCTTGTCTACCAGCAGGCGTTCGACCCCGCGTTCCCCGAGCGGTGGACGGCCTACCTCGAACACCTATCCCTCCACCCCGCCGACGGCGGGCCCGGGCTGCCGCTCGCCGAGCGCCTGGCCCGGGCCTGCGGCGGGGGCCTGAGCGCCGACCGTGTGTTCCACGGGGCGGTCGACCTGCGCGACGAGCAAAGCGTGAAGCTGCTGCTGGCCGGCGAGACCGCAGAGGACCGGCGGGCGGTCGCCCGGTACGCCGACGCCCTCGCCTGGACCCGCCGCAGCCGCCCAGGGTTCTCCACGGCGGCAGTCCGCGACGAGGTGGCCCGCGACCTCCTGCTCGGGGTGTGGCGGTGCAACGAGGGGGAGTTCGACTCGGAGGCGTCCGCGCGGGGACTGGGCCAGGCGGCGAGCGCAGTGGAGGCAGCCAAGCGGTTCGTGCCCGGGTTTCTGGACGAGACGAAGAGGACGGAGACGGCCCGTGGCGGTTGTTGACGATCTGGTGGCGCTGCCGGGCACCGTACGGGCCCAGACGCCTGAGGAGACATGGAAGGCGGTGGCCGGCCGCCTTGAGGAGTTCGGCATCACCCGGGTCGC encodes the following:
- a CDS encoding GntR family transcriptional regulator encodes the protein MTNQTSTPSRSASPSLSTARGTSGPDSLTAIQQAVRLLCARITDGTYPPLATIPPAHALAVSPGVSTAALRHAVLYLSLAGVLSGRGSTAIVCRDAPARLAAPITGRALTTMWRRNTQSPGLSSAQLADRIRADVKHNRWPREGTYTLKGLAIVHQVPQTTLNQAVKALREEGVLDVRTRVGVRLGSGRPGRAQRRQDMTLTQSSYTLIRDRIKEGAYPPGSRLPSSNQLGQELQVSKNTVAAALNRLRHERWLDPGRRVMPFDAARPCGSPNTEVAS
- a CDS encoding TfuA-like protein, with translation MIHVFVGPTLARSEPQLAAPGVRVWPPARHGDLFDTAIRDGDTVVLIDGLYHQVPALRHKEILAAMGRGVRVVGAASIGALRAAELSRYGMLGVGHIYTAYVRGQIDGDDEVAVGQAPDEEFNALTWPLVNLRHVLDLAVSTAVLDDDRAAGLLQALRAVYYPQRTWSAVRAVCRRQGETAFAGWLANKREQDRHFGDLKRADALAAIRIALASTTEATDKAGVAPGWETAYFRHWSNAAVRERVDGLELSTEDRLVYQQAFDPAFPERWTAYLEHLSLHPADGGPGLPLAERLARACGGGLSADRVFHGAVDLRDEQSVKLLLAGETAEDRRAVARYADALAWTRRSRPGFSTAAVRDEVARDLLLGVWRCNEGEFDSEASARGLGQAASAVEAAKRFVPGFLDETKRTETARGGC